ATTCCTGGGAGGCCGTCACCGGCGGGCTGCCTTCGGACGTCTGGAGCGTGGGACTCGCCGCCGATCCGTCCGCCCCGGGCCGCCTGTTCGCCGCGATCTACGGGCTGGTGGGACAGGGTCTCTACCGGACCGACGATTCGGGGGCGACCTGGTCCGGTCCTCTCTTCGGCTACGGCGCCGTCTCCGTCTCCGCGGACTCCTCCGTCTATGCGCGAACCGACGGCGTCTGGAAGAGCACGGACGCGGGAGCGACGTGGCGAAGGGCGGACCATGGCCTGCCGCCGGACGTCGACAACGCGATTCCGGACCCCCGGAATCCGAACCGGCTCTTCATCGGCTCTCTTCGAAACGGAGTCTTCTCCAGCGTCGACGCCGGAGAGAGCTGGCGGCCCTTCCCGAGCACCGGCCTGCCGCCGCCGCACATCGGCGGACTGTCGGGGCTCGTCAGTCCCGGCTATTCCCTGGCGATCGCTCCCGACGGGTCGTATCTGGCGGCGCCCTCCTGGTCCGGTCTGTTGATCCATCCGCTGCCGCCCCCGCGCCGGATCGCGCCCGTGGCGCCGGAGTCGGCGCCGGTCGTGACCCGTCCGCGCTGAGGCTCCGCGCGCGGACCCGAGAGCCCTTTCGCTACAATAACCGCATGACCGCCGTTCATCCGGCCGTGCGCGCGGCTCGCGGCACCGCGCTGCGGGCGAAATCCTGGCTGACCGAGGCGCCGCTCCGGATGATCGAGAACAATCTCGATCCCGAGGTCGCCGAGAAGCCGGACGAACTGATCGTGTACGGAGGGTCGGGCAAGGCGGCGCGCGACTGGGAATGTTTCGACGCGATCACCCGGACTCTCAAGCGCCTCGAGACCGACGAGACGCTCCTCGTTCAGTCGGGAAAGCCGGTCGGCGTCTTCCGCACCCACCCGAACGCCCCGCGCGTCCTGATCGTCAATTCGATGCTCGTCCCGGCCTGGGCGACGGGAGACGAGTTCCGCCGGCTCGAAGGCCTCGGCCTGACGATGTACGGCCAGATGACGGCGGGGTCGTGGATCTACATCGGCTCGCAGGGAATCGTGCAGGGGACTTTCGAGACGCTCGCGGAAGCGGGGCGGCAGCATTTCGGGGGCAACCTCGCGGGCCGCCTGTTCGTTTCCGCGGGGCTCGGCGGGATGGGCGGCGCCCAGCCGCTCGCCGCGACGATGAACGGGGCGACGGCCCTCCTCGCGGAGGTCGATCCGGGGCGGATCGAAAAACGGATCCGGACCCGGTATCTCGACGCGTCGATCGCCGACCTGGACGCCGCGATCGATCGCGCCCTCGCCGAACGGGACGCGAAGCGCGCCGTGTCGATCGGCGTCGAGGCGAACGCCGTCGACCTGCTCGAACGTCTGCTCGCTCGCGGAATCGTTCCGGATCTCCTGACGGACCAGACTTCCGCGCACGACGAACTGACGGGTTACGTGCCGCACGGAATGCCGTACGCGGAGGCGCTGCGCCTTCGCGACGCGGACCCGGCGGAGTACATCCGCCGCGCGAAGGCTTCGATGGCCGCGCACGTCCGGGCGATGCTCGCCCTCCGGGAGAGAGGCGCCGTCACGTTCGACTACGGCAACAATCTCCGGGGCCAGGCCAGGAGCGCCGGTGTCGCGAACGCCTTCGACTTTCCCGGATTCGTGCCGGCGTACATCCGGCCGCTCTTCTGCGAAGGCAACGGCCCGTTCCGCTGGGCCGCGCTGTCGGGGGATCCCGAGGACATCCGGACGACCGACCGCGCGCTCCTCGAGCTCTTCCCGGAGAATGCGACGCTTCGCCGCTGGCTGACTCTCGCCGAGGAGAGGATCGCCTTCCAGGGTCTGCCCGCGAGGATCTGCTGGCTCGGGTACCGCGAGCGGGATCGGGCGGGCGTCCTGTTCAACGAGCTCGTCCGGACGGGCCGGGTGAAGGCGCCGATCGTGATCGGGCGCGATCACCTCGACGCGGGCTCCGTCGCCTCGCCGAACCGGGAAACCGAGGGGATGCGGGACGGCTCCGACGCGATCGCCGACTGGCCGATCCTGAACGCTCTCCTGAACGCGGTTTCGGGCGCGACCTGGGTCTCGGTCCACCACGGAGGCGGCGTCGGGATCGGCTACTCGATCCACGCGGGCATGGTCGTCGTCGCCGACGGGACTCCCGAGGCCGAGGAACGGTTGCGCCGCGTCCTGACCAACGATCCGGGAACCGGCGTCATGCGGCATGCCGATGCGGGGTACGAGAAGGCGATCGAGACCGCTCGGCGGCGCGGACTGGATCTGCCGATGTCGCGCGAGTGACGCCCGCCCTCTTTCTCCTCCTCTCTCTCGCCGCTTCGCCCTCGACCTCCTCGCCCGCCGTCGCGAAGCGCGCGGCGGAGCTGCGGCGCGGCTGGGAAGACCTCGACGCGCGGGCGCACGTATTCCTGAACGCGCCCTCCGTCGCTTCCTCCATGCGCGGCGGGGGAGTCGCGGTGGACCGCGGGGCTCTCTTCGCCGCCGCCGCGGCAGCACTTTCGGGGGGCCACCGAGGATTCTCGCTCACCCTCCTGGACCCGACGGGCGACCCGATCGCCTGGGCCGGGCGCGCGCCGACGTTCTTTCCGACCGGCGATCCCTCCGGCGCGATCTGGTCGGCCGAATCGGTCGTCTTCTTCCGGACGCTCTCGTTCTCCTTTCCACCCGAAAACCGGGCGGGGACGCTGGTCGAGGCGTGGCGGGTTCTCCGCTCCTCGCCCGGAGTGCGGCTGGCGCCGGACGGCCGAATTCCGTGGAACGCCACGGGCGTCGCGGTCTGGGGAGGCGTCGACCCGGCACCGCTCGATCCCGCCTCGCAGCGCCGCCGGATCGCGGAGCGGATCTTCGTCGGAGGCGCGTTCGTCCTCCTCGTCCTTTCGCTCCTCGTCCCCGCGCGCCCGCGCCGAGGGGGCGGCCCGGGCGGCGCCGGCGTCCGCCCGGCGATCCGCGCGAGCGTCGCCCTCTCGTGGGGCACGGCGGGAGTCGCC
This genomic interval from Thermoanaerobaculia bacterium contains the following:
- the hutU gene encoding urocanate hydratase, with the translated sequence MTAVHPAVRAARGTALRAKSWLTEAPLRMIENNLDPEVAEKPDELIVYGGSGKAARDWECFDAITRTLKRLETDETLLVQSGKPVGVFRTHPNAPRVLIVNSMLVPAWATGDEFRRLEGLGLTMYGQMTAGSWIYIGSQGIVQGTFETLAEAGRQHFGGNLAGRLFVSAGLGGMGGAQPLAATMNGATALLAEVDPGRIEKRIRTRYLDASIADLDAAIDRALAERDAKRAVSIGVEANAVDLLERLLARGIVPDLLTDQTSAHDELTGYVPHGMPYAEALRLRDADPAEYIRRAKASMAAHVRAMLALRERGAVTFDYGNNLRGQARSAGVANAFDFPGFVPAYIRPLFCEGNGPFRWAALSGDPEDIRTTDRALLELFPENATLRRWLTLAEERIAFQGLPARICWLGYRERDRAGVLFNELVRTGRVKAPIVIGRDHLDAGSVASPNRETEGMRDGSDAIADWPILNALLNAVSGATWVSVHHGGGVGIGYSIHAGMVVVADGTPEAEERLRRVLTNDPGTGVMRHADAGYEKAIETARRRGLDLPMSRE